A part of Fusarium oxysporum Fo47 chromosome III, complete sequence genomic DNA contains:
- a CDS encoding NAD binding domain of 6-phosphogluconate dehydrogenase-domain-containing protein, with product MRIGFLGLGTMGTPMALNLRRQFPVTVWNRNGAKCTPLIEAGAKAAKTPSEVVEKSDVIFTMLFDGKAIQSMIDNEPDNSFMKAIRGKTLINTSSVHIAFSHELAQQVQGAGGKFVEMPVSGSKGPAEQGQLVGMMAGDPEVAEQIRPVVKPITTAAIYCGPIGSGLKAKYSINLFLVSVTAGLAESVNLARAQGLDLEAFAQVVNSSPLASAYSRVKIAKILKGDWTPQAAIKDCYNSTELIKSAAQGVKVQTPLVQLCNSLYREAHQNGLGEEDMMAIYKMFAETPSRYAE from the coding sequence ATGAGAATTGGCTTCCTAGGTTTGGGAACGATGGGCACGCCCATGGCCCTCAATCTTCGTCGACAATTTCCCGTCACGGTGTGGAATCGAAATGGTGCCAAATGTACGCCCCTCATCGAGGCCGGTGCTAAAGCGGCAAAGACTCCTTCCGAGGTGGTTGAGAAATCCGATGTCATCTTCACAATGCTCTTCGACGGCAAAGCAATCCAATCCATGATCGACAACGAACCCGATAACAGTTTCATGAAAGCCATCCGTGGTAAAACACTCATCAACACAAGCTCAGTGCATATCGCGTTCAGCCATGAACTTGCGCAGCAGGTCCAAGGTGCGGGAGGGAAGTTTGTCGAAATGCCTGTAAGTGGCAGTAAAGGACCAGCTGAGCAGGGGCAACTTGTAGGCATGATGGCTGGTGACCCAGAGGTTGCTGAGCAGATCAGACCCGTTGTTAAGCCCATCACTACTGCCGCGATCTATTGCGGTCCTATCGGGTCAGGTTTAAAGGCCAAATATTCTATCAACCTATTCTTGGTCTCTGTGACAGCGGGTCTCGCCGAATCGGTGAATCTTGCTCGAGCTCAAGGTCTAGACTTGGAGGCCTTTGCACAGGTCGTCAACAGCAGTCCTTTAGCATCTGCATACTCCAGGGTCAAAATTGCAAAGATACTCAAGGGAGATTGGACACCCCAGGCTGCCATCAAAGACTGCTATAACAGCACTGAGCTGATCAAGTCGGCTGCGCAAGGCGTTAAAGTTCAAACTCCACTTGTCCAACTTTGCAATTCTCTCTATAGAGAAGCTCACCAAAATGGTTTGGGGGAGGAGGATATGATGGCCATCTATAAAATGTTTGCTGAAACTCCGAGTAGATATGCTGAATAA